Below is a genomic region from Spirosoma radiotolerans.
GTCCAGTTTCCGGCTTCGTTTACCGAACGCGGACTCGCATCGATACCTGAAGCAGCCTTAGTGCGCGAACTACTTGAACGCGCCCGGTATGGGCTTCGGTTTAGTTTGGAAATGAGCCAAACAGTTGCTGAGAGGATGGAACAGTTGCCACAGCAGACTGGATTAACTCAATTATTGAGCTTGCTGACTATCTTAAACGTATTGGCGACTGACCAGAATGCCCAACTGCTGGCAAGTGACGGGTATCAGCTAGCGCCGGGTGCCGCCGAAACCGAGCGGATGAAGCGAGTTCTGGAGTTTGTATTAGGCCATTTTCGGGAAGAAATCAGAGTCGAGCAGATCGCTTCTGTCGCGGGTATGGCCCCGGCGGCTTTCTGTCGATATTTCAAGAATCGTACGCGAAAAACATTTGTCGAATACCTTAATGAACTGCGCATTGGGCATGCGCGTAAGCTACTCACCAATGTGGATATGAGTATTGGCCAAGTGGGTCTGGAGTGCGGATATAACAACAATTCCCATTTTCACCGGCAATTTAAATTAAGCACGGGCATAACTCCCTTCCAGTATCAGGCGCTGGCACGAGGGAAAGGATAATAATGATGAATCCCTGTATACTTCATTTAGATTGGGAGCTGGTTGAGCAATTAACCAGCTCCCAATCTAAATGATTATTGATTACCGCCAGTGGCCTTCAACCCATATTGGCCCCCGGCGAGACTGCCGCCAGTAGCCAGGTGCCCAGGCTCTATAGCGGGCTGGAGCCATTTGGTAATACCCATTTACCCAAATATAATTTCGCCCCCGGCGTATATAATGCCCCGGAATCCAAATATGTCGTACGGAAGGGGCGACGGGAATCACCTCAACGCGTGCCGGTGGAGGCCCTTGAACTGTTGTTGTTGCCGTAGCTGTACAGGCTGAAAATAACGTTGGTAATAGCAATCCGGCCAATACCAAAAATTTTACTTGCTTTTTCATGGTATATACCTGGTTAAGAATGGGCAGTTGATACAGGTCTTTGGCAACAAATGCCGAACTGTCCTGAATCGTCCGTTTGGAAATATGATGTATTTTTAAGTCGATGGTTTAGGTAGCGTTCGTGTTCAGGTAAAAAATTAATATCATTTTATCTCTTTCATCTTGCAGGATAGCGCTCAAAATCTTCCAAATCCTACCATTTTCTACCGTACCTTTGTGCCTTAATGAGTTGGTTGTTTGC
It encodes:
- a CDS encoding AraC family transcriptional regulator → MKALFEKVMFNEQSSLLVRRFELLYFDAPWHYHPEYELTYIVRSHGRRFVGDHVEPFLAGDLVLLGPDLPHFWRNDDEFYQTDSPHLVESIVVQFPASFTERGLASIPEAALVRELLERARYGLRFSLEMSQTVAERMEQLPQQTGLTQLLSLLTILNVLATDQNAQLLASDGYQLAPGAAETERMKRVLEFVLGHFREEIRVEQIASVAGMAPAAFCRYFKNRTRKTFVEYLNELRIGHARKLLTNVDMSIGQVGLECGYNNNSHFHRQFKLSTGITPFQYQALARGKG
- a CDS encoding YXWGXW repeat-containing protein, coding for MKKQVKFLVLAGLLLPTLFSACTATATTTVQGPPPARVEVIPVAPSVRHIWIPGHYIRRGRNYIWVNGYYQMAPARYRAWAPGYWRQSRRGPIWVEGHWR